The Flavobacterium marginilacus genome window below encodes:
- the thrS gene encoding threonine--tRNA ligase: MIKITLPDGSVREFAPGVTPMDVAKSISEGFARNVISASFNGTTIETSTPLTTDGSLILYTWNDADGKKAFWHSTSHVMAQVLEEMYPGIQLTLGPAIANGFYYDVDFGDQKITEADFKKIEDRVLEISRGKHEFKMRPVTKAEALEMYKDNVYKTELITNLEDGTITFCDHDTFTDLCRGGHIPNTGIIKAMKIMSIAGAYWRGDEKNKQLTRVYGTSFPKQKDLTEYLELLEEAKRRDHRKLGKELELFAFSQKVGQGLPLWLPKGAALRDRLEQFLKKAQKKAGYEQVVTPHIGQKELYVTSGHYAKYGADSFQPINTPAEGEEFLLKPMNCPHHCEIYNVRPWSYKDLPKRYAEFGTVYRYEQSGELHGLTRVRGFTQDDAHIFCTPEQLDEEFKKVIDLVLYVFGSLGFENFTAQISLRDQENRDKYIGSDENWEKAENAIINAAADKGLNTVVEYGEAAFYGPKLDFMVKDALGRQWQLGTIQVDYNLPERFELTYKGSDNELHRPVMIHRAPFGSMERFIAILLEHTAGNFPLWLMPEQVIILSLSEKYENYAKKVLNLLENNEIRALIDNRNETIGKKIRDAEIQKIPFMLIVGEEEEKNGTISIRRKGQEGKGNISATIEEFTAIVDEEIKKTLKVFTV, translated from the coding sequence ATGATTAAGATTACTTTGCCCGATGGGTCAGTTAGAGAGTTTGCTCCTGGAGTAACTCCGATGGATGTTGCAAAAAGCATCAGTGAAGGATTTGCCAGAAATGTGATTTCAGCTTCTTTTAATGGTACAACTATTGAAACATCTACTCCACTGACGACCGACGGCAGTCTTATATTATATACTTGGAATGATGCCGATGGCAAGAAAGCTTTTTGGCATTCAACTTCGCACGTTATGGCACAAGTACTTGAAGAGATGTATCCTGGAATACAATTGACTCTTGGACCTGCTATTGCAAATGGTTTTTATTACGACGTTGATTTTGGTGATCAAAAAATCACTGAAGCTGATTTTAAGAAAATTGAAGACCGTGTTCTTGAAATTTCAAGAGGAAAACACGAATTCAAAATGCGTCCTGTTACAAAAGCAGAAGCTTTGGAAATGTACAAAGACAATGTTTACAAAACTGAGCTGATCACTAATCTTGAAGACGGAACTATCACTTTTTGTGACCACGATACTTTTACTGACTTATGCCGCGGAGGCCATATTCCAAATACCGGAATCATCAAAGCGATGAAAATAATGAGTATAGCCGGCGCATACTGGAGAGGTGACGAGAAAAACAAACAGCTGACACGCGTTTACGGTACTTCATTTCCAAAACAAAAAGATTTAACTGAATATCTAGAATTACTTGAAGAAGCAAAACGCCGCGACCATAGAAAACTAGGAAAAGAGCTGGAATTATTTGCTTTTTCACAAAAAGTGGGACAAGGTTTGCCGTTATGGCTGCCAAAAGGAGCTGCTTTGAGAGACCGTCTTGAGCAGTTTTTGAAAAAAGCTCAGAAAAAAGCAGGTTACGAGCAGGTTGTTACACCACATATTGGACAAAAAGAGCTCTATGTAACTTCTGGACATTACGCTAAATACGGAGCAGACAGTTTTCAGCCAATCAATACTCCTGCGGAAGGTGAAGAATTTTTATTGAAACCAATGAACTGCCCTCACCATTGTGAAATTTACAATGTAAGACCTTGGTCATACAAAGATTTACCAAAGCGTTATGCTGAATTCGGGACTGTTTACAGATACGAACAAAGCGGTGAATTACACGGTTTAACTCGTGTACGCGGGTTTACTCAGGATGATGCGCATATTTTCTGTACTCCAGAACAATTGGATGAAGAGTTTAAAAAAGTAATTGACTTAGTACTTTATGTATTTGGTTCGTTAGGATTTGAAAACTTTACAGCTCAGATTTCATTGAGGGACCAAGAAAACAGAGATAAATACATTGGTTCAGATGAAAATTGGGAAAAGGCTGAAAACGCAATCATTAATGCAGCAGCTGACAAAGGACTTAACACTGTAGTTGAATACGGCGAGGCGGCTTTCTATGGCCCTAAGCTTGATTTCATGGTAAAAGATGCTTTGGGCAGACAATGGCAGTTAGGAACAATTCAGGTGGATTATAATTTACCAGAGCGTTTTGAATTGACCTACAAAGGATCTGACAATGAATTACATAGACCGGTAATGATCCATAGAGCACCTTTTGGATCTATGGAGCGTTTCATAGCAATTTTACTAGAACATACTGCAGGAAATTTCCCTCTTTGGTTAATGCCGGAGCAGGTAATTATCCTGTCTTTGAGCGAGAAATATGAAAATTATGCTAAAAAAGTTTTAAATCTGCTAGAAAATAACGAAATTCGCGCCCTAATTGACAACAGAAACGAGACAATTGGAAAGAAAATCAGAGATGCGGAGATTCAAAAAATCCCATTTATGCTGATTGTTGGTGAAGAAGAAGAGAAAAACGGAACCATTTCTATTCGTCGCAAAGGTCAGGAAGGAAAAGGAAATATCAGCGCAACAATAGAAGAATTTACTGCTATTGTTGACGAAGAAATAAAGAAAACATTAAAAGTATTTACAGTTTAA